In the genome of Candidatus Eremiobacteraceae bacterium, one region contains:
- a CDS encoding VOC family protein, translating to MAIVRGVPDGFHTLSPYLICKDATRAIEFYKRAFGATELSRTTGPGGTLMNAQLRIGNSIFMLMEENLEWKARSPQSLNGSPVSIHLYVADADKVFGQAVAAGASVKMPMDDMFWGDRYGSISDPFGHSWDIATRITDLTEAEAKLASDEFFSKMQHA from the coding sequence ATGGCGATAGTACGAGGCGTTCCCGATGGATTTCACACGCTCTCACCTTATTTGATCTGCAAAGACGCGACAAGGGCGATCGAGTTTTACAAGCGGGCTTTCGGCGCGACTGAGCTCAGCCGCACAACCGGACCCGGCGGTACGCTTATGAATGCGCAGCTGCGAATCGGCAACTCGATATTCATGCTCATGGAAGAAAATTTGGAATGGAAAGCGAGGTCGCCGCAAAGTTTGAACGGCTCGCCGGTCTCGATTCATCTCTACGTCGCGGATGCCGACAAAGTGTTCGGTCAGGCCGTTGCCGCCGGCGCATCCGTCAAAATGCCAATGGACGACATGTTTTGGGGTGACCGCTACGGATCAATCTCGGATCCTTTCGGCCACAGCTGGGACATCGCGACTCGTATTACGGACTTAACCGAGGCAGAAGCAAAACTAGCGAGCGACGAGTTCTTCTCGAAGATGCAGCACGCGTAG